The nucleotide window CTGAACCAGCAGGTTATCAAGCTGACCTGTTTTCAACTGTAGCTCATGTCGAACTTCACTCAAAGCCAAAATTTGCTTTTCAGTTTCATCTTTGATATCCTTTTTCTTTGAGGCCGCTTCTTGCAGCAAACTAAAATCAAAAAGCAAACCCTTTAATAAAACTTCTTTCCTTTCCAATTCTTTCTTAAGAGACAAATTTTCATACATCATATTATCACATGATAGACCCAGCTCTCCTTCCAAGTCTGTGACCATTTCCTCTCCCTCAGAGACCTTTTTATTAGAAATCATAAAGTCATCTTGACCGCTGGAGCGAACCTTATGCAAAGGATCTATTATCAACTGATATTCTTGCTGTCCAAATGGGTGAGTTccagattgtaaattgaagcatGGAATTTTGTGGATAGATACACCACAATGGTACATGATAGAAAGGGCCAATTCCTTCTCCATCATATCAGAGAAAATATCTTCAAGTGACGATCTTGAGCTGCAAACAAAGTGGAGTATCTCTTTGCCCATAGATAAGAGATCGGAATACAAAACCTCACATCTGTCTTCCACTTCTCTCTGCACTCGCAGAAAACTTTCTTCAAATAAAGACACACATTTTGCTACTCCTACCAGACCATGAGAAATTTCATCCAGTAGTAATTTGTTCTCTTCTTCTTTCAAGTATATGGAAGACTTAAGGAGCTTATTTTCTTCAAGTAATTGTGATCTCTCCATCATCatttcctcactagcttgcttcCACATACCATTCAATTGTTTTGCATTTTCATTTGCTTTTAGCAATGCATTCAACACATGATCAGCCTCTTTCATTGTTGCATTGGCTTCCTCACATTTGCCTAAGAAAATACTGGCTTGACTAACCTTGTCATCAGCAACTACCTACACATTCAAAAGTGTTGCACATAGTTCAAGGTTAGTGATATTTCTTGTCTCATAAAAGATAACAATCAAACTGAAGCTACCCATTTTGATATTTAGTTTCAAAAAGAATATGCAAATGATAAAGATGAAATTCACCATTCAAAATAAATCTATTACCTTTCTGGCATTACAACAGGAGGCTTCTCCaatctccatcatcaagccaaaAGATTGAACCATTTTGTTCCTCTCTGCCATACAATTGCTCATTATGACCAAACTTAACATAATGTTTTCATAATTATTTACAGATCAAATAGTTCAGAACAATATGTACCTCCTGGGTGAGAAATATTCACAATATCATTCTCATCGAGAATTGTGCTTAGTTGAATATAGAGTTTGTTAAATGCATCAAATACCGTATCCAGCTCTTTTCTCAGGCAGAATGTCATTGCTTCATCATGACATAATTTTTCAAACAGCTTCTTTGAATTTGCTGATCCAGATTGAACTGATGAGCCTGTTGGAAGTTTCAGATCCATCATCTGTTTTGTTATCTTCCCATGAAACTTAGAGCTGCAAGTGTGTGAGAATCCATCCAATTGATTCCCTAAAATAGCACTTTCATTTGAAAAATCAGAACCAGATGTGGAATAACCTGACGAAGAATTGTCAGCACTCCAGCCGTCTGCTTCTGCTAAATATTCATCCTTTAATTCGTAACCATTTGCACTTATTTTTTTGTTTATAGAATCATCAATGATTTTAAGTCTTTCATTCATTGTAGCAAGTTCATCTCTTATTGGACGCAGAACATGCAACTGGTTCTCAAACTTTTGAAACATGAGTGATTCTGATTGTTGAAATTTGTTTGTAGAAGACTGAAAGCCCGTATAATTTTCCTTTAATTCCATAAATTTACTCTTCAACTCTTGGATTTCATTCACCAAGTCTTTAACCCACTTAGTGTATGTGGTAGAAGCTTGAAGAATACCTGTTTGGAGGGCTGATATATGCATCTCTACATCCATGTAACATGAATTAATAGCATTTTCAGACTCCAAAACTAAACTTTCCAACTCAACTTGAGCCTCAATATCTTCCACAGTCAGAGCATTAGCATCATCTTTAGTCTCAAGAATCTTATGATTGCCCACTGCAGTGGGAGAAGACAGCTTTGAGATGTGAATACCTCTTCCAGTGTCATGACTGGAAGAAACCTTGAGATGATCAGATAGCCATTTCATCACCAGGAATGCAGCATCAGCTCGTTTTTCTGATTCAATAATGTGATTCTCCTGGCATTTGAGTTTACTCTCCAGCATTTTTATCACGTTGATCTTCTCGTTTAACAGCATGCCTAAGTTGATTGCCTCTTCCATGCTTTGATCATTATCTGGTTGAGGAAATCCGCTCAAAGCCATTGTTGCCTCCTTCAGGGAATTTAACTTCAGCTCCATTTCTATCACCATCTTCTGTGCATCTTCCAAGCTTTTCTCTAGCCGTAAAATTGCTTCCTCCTTGTCAATGCAAGCTCTGGCAGCCCTCTCAACATGTTCTCTAATCCAAACATTCACTTGAGGAAATGAACAGATAATAGTTTCAATCTGACCAGAGGCATCTTCGAGGGATTTTGAACCTTCTACAAGGAAGCTTGTCAGTTCAAAGGTTGCCCTTTCCCACTCCCGACAAAGCACCCTTATTTCTTCCTCTTTAGTCTCTATGGTGTTTCTTAGCCTCATATTTTCTTGGGTCATGCAACAAAATTTCTCATTAAATTCCAATTGGAGGGCTGCAACCTCCTCCTGTAAATGAAGAATTGTTCTTGCAGTCTCTATCTCAACTTGTTCATGGATTAATTCAACTTGATGCTGGTGAGATAATCGTGAAGCCTGATCCTTTTGATATTGGCAATTAAGTAATCTGGCCTGCTCAAGGTCTTTAGTCAATTTCTCCAACTTTGCTTGCAACATCATGTTTTTGATATCTTCACTACCCTCCATTGCCAGACCTTTGTTCTGCTTCTCTAAATTTTGTAATTCTAGACACCCACTTCCAACAGATTCTGTTTCTACTTTGTACTGGAGATTCTGCTCCTGTGTAAGTTGCAGTTCTTTAATTACATGGGTATGCTCAGTTTCCTTTGATTCAATTAAGAATCTAGCATCCAtcttccaattatttttacttttggGATCTGCATCATCAGCCAGCCTATAAGATGCCATCTCATCTCCAGACTCACTTTCAATAGATACTGTCTCGACCTGTAAAAGGGGTGGAAAATTTAAAGCGACTACCAAAACAAAGGCAATATATTATCTATGATAAGTTTTCTTCAGTCAAATATATCTAAATCTAGATGAAACATCATATGCAATGGCTAACAACACCATGAAAATAATTTGAACAGCAAGCACTAACAACTATATGTTGCTTACTAATGAGTAATTATCTGTATGCCTAATTTCCTCAGGATCCTTGGAAAAAGAATCCATTACCTGCAAGGGATGTCAAATTAGCAATGAGGGATAAGGTTAAGCCACGTCATTAGTCACTCATAATAATCTATTAGATGTGCTTACAGTATCAAAAGCAGCTTGAGTACAGCTTGAAAATTTTTGCAGTTCCCCTCTTAATTCTTCTACTTCTCTGCAAGCATAAACCATAAACAAATTCAAAAAAGGAACAAGGGAAAAAATATTGATGCCTTAATCAATGaatgttattttaaaatttttattttatgaaaaaaataagaTACAAGTGATCGATGGAACTACTGAAAtcaaagagaaaaaggaaaactTATAAATGACCAGAAAACTTGGCAAAGGATATTTAGATGTTCATATACATAACAGGCCTCAATAAACTGACATGCCAGCACCCATTAACTGGACCAATATCAATATGCAATGGTCATCTGAGACCTTTAATGTATGGAACCAGGGCCAAAACAATTTCTTGTGCCAACAACCTCTTTGGGCAGTGTGCAGATTATTACAAGCGCTGAAGTACAATGCTAAAACTCAATTACATTAATCAAAGAGAGCATTTGAGTGAAGCATCACCAGAAATTTCCTTGGCTAGCCCCCTATTTCTAAATGGGCGATCAGAGGAAGTGTGCTGCAGCACAGACCACAATATGCAACAAAAAGCAACCGGATTAAGGTAATACCTCATCAGTTTGGAATTCATGTTCCTGCAATCATCGAACTCTTCTAAAATATTGTTATCCTGTTCCCTCAGAGTGTGGACTGATTAGAAACATTGAGACTTTAAAGCAtgtaaaaaaattacaaaaatatttgAAAATTGCTTTACCTGATTCTCATATGCAGAGGAGCATTTGAGCTTTCTTTCAAGCATGTCCAGGAGCTGCATGCCAAAGAGAAAAAATTTTGACCCCATAGAATTCCATGGagccatttaaaaaaaaagaaaaagaaaaagatatcCAGTAACCTGCTCACGTAATTCTGAGATTTCAGCCAACAGAGTTTCCCGTTCTCCTTGCTCataaaaattctggaacctgAAATAATAGAATGTGAAATGAGCCACGGATATCCATAAAGGGAATGGAGAGAATCCATTTAGAGCATCAGCATATCATCTATGGTATTTACAATTGAAGCTGCTCAAGAAGTTTTAAATTTTCCAAAGCAAAACgtgtcaaatctggatttttgtcAATTCTCGCTTGAAGTAGCAGAATCTCTTCTTTTAAAGCTTTGTTTTCCTCCATGAGATAATGATCAACAGGCAATGAACCATCCACTAAAAACTCTAGTTGTTTAATTTTCTCTTCTCGAAATCTTAGCATCATCTTTGTTCGCTTCAATTCTTCCTCCCTTTGGAAAGCCTGCAAGTGACGCCTCAACTGTAAATTAACCCAATGCATACAACCATTTTTGCTTCTGCTGCTAGAAAGTTGAATGGTACTCAGAAAACTCTACTCCTAAATCTGAGGGAAAGCTGaaagttaagaaaatatagaattgCATGTTCTAAGCACGTACAAATTGGTTCACATGCTCAATTTCAGCCTCTAACTTCTGGAGTGCTGTTTCTGCCTTCTTTTCTCTCCTAAGTGAACCAACTAAAGTAGCTTCCATGCATTTTACCTGACAGAGAGATATTAGCACTACTAAACCAAAGCAATAACATATAGATTCCTTGGGCAAAACAAATATTCAAATGTGGACATGAAGATCTCACCTTCTCATATGCATAATTTGTTAAGTTATGGCCATCGATTGCTCTATTTTCTTTTGAGGAATTATACATTTCAGGGTAGCTAGCCAATATAGTTTCTTCAAAATTTGGCACACAACTAGATAGAGATGTGGAAAGGTTATGATGCTTTATTATAAAGGACAGTTGTTCCTGCATGAGCATTGAAAATGTTTCAGTTCTAATAGCCAGCAGGCTTCCAACAAAAGTTAGAATACTGCTACTTCTACCTTTAACTGTTGGATTTGCCGCTGAAGCGTACTAACATCACCAGAAGCATCTTCATTTACTTTAGCCTAGATGATAAATGGAGAAAAGGAAAATCAAATGCATGCTAATTTTCACAAAAATTCAAACATATACCAATATCAAAGTTAATACATTATTTTGGATGAGTTTTGCACGTTGGGCAAATTTCAGAGTGCTTAGTGTTTCGTGTGAAGAGCTGCAAGGAAAGAAAGAATTTAAAATTATGTAAATAAAAAGTGTGAGGAATTTCATGCAAAGAAAAAATTTGGCTTTAGGACACACCATATAGATGGGCTGACATTTGCTATAATTGTTGTTTTCGAGTTTCCACCCAGAGAATCCTGCATTCAAAGATGCAAAACTTATTATCTTTTTATGGTGAAATACAAAAACTACTAAAGCATATAAATCTGTATTTATTATTTAACCTGAAGTAGAAACGTCAGCCGAGAATCCCTGTAAGGTACATGTCTTTGTTTTCCATGTGCTAAATCGACCAAAGACATTATCACCAATCTAAAGAAGAAAATTTAGGtagtcaactcaaaattcaacTATAACAGAATTGTATGGAAGAAAAAGGGAGGAAAAATAAATAATTGGTAAATGCTTATGAAGCCTATCATCTTACTTGATACTAAGGTTATAACGTCAAGGATAAGACTCTCTGGCCAATCACTCTTTGGTAATATTCAGCATACCTTTTTCACCTCCCCTAGAAGACAAATGACCCTCATAGTGTTTTTTTATAACATCTGAAGGTACAACTATTTGCTCAACCACttaaaattgaaaatcaattgCAGTGGGAACATGAAAAAACTGAAAACCTAGGAAAGTTGGAAAACTCAAAATTTTGTAAAACTTTACCAATCAATGATGATAGCTCCAACTGCTTGCACAAAAATGTTTGTAATGGATTCATCCAGAATTCTCACATAGTGCATTGCTTCAACATTCCCCAGTCATCCTAAAGATGGGTTTGCTCTTAAAAATTGTATGGTGATAACCTAGTTTCTTTTATCTTCAGATTGTTTTTGACTAACTAAAGGTGGTTCAGATTGAGCTTCTGTTTATCTTCCTTAGTAAGGTACTTCTCCATTTGTTTGTTAGACCAAGTGCAATTTACCACTATATTGGTACAAGTTAACCAGTAATATCACTACAAAAACCTCAGTAAATATTTATCTGCCTGGTTTCCATAAAGAAAATAGGAACAACATAACAGGAAAATGAAAATTCTTAAGCGCTATATTCTTCAAAGGAACATATCTGAAGAACAGGCACTCAATCTCATTACCCTAGAGTTGATAAAGATTTGTTTATGTTTGCTGCTTCTTTTAGGCGATCTCCTTCTGCACCAGAGCTTTTCTGCCTAATTGATGGAAAATTAGTCAAGCATTGAAGAAACATAAAGTGTGAAAAGGTAATGGTGAAAAGGAGAGATTTTACCTTTCAGAACCagccaaatctactaaatttAACCTTGCAAACCTAAAATGGTTCATAGAATCTTTCTCCCACCAGCTTTCAATGATACAAGTGAAAACACTGTGGGAACGACTGCTTTCACTGTTCATGTTGGTTGCTGCCATTTTCCTATTTGCAGCACCCTGTATACATGAAATAAAAGTAATCAATCATGTTCATCAATACATAACAAGTTATCATACagagaaaattttacccacctgTGACAGAAGCTTGGTGACATCATTAACAGTCTTCACGTTATATTCTGTAAGGTTTTCAACATATACACCTTTCCTTAAATCTTCTCTTAGCTATGATAAAGGGGGGAAATTGTGTTAGAATTTATCACGTAAAAATGTATGAAGAAGCCTAACCAGgaatccaattgaaaattttgatttactTGCAAATTGGTCGATGAAGGCTCTAACAGATCTGTTATCTGCTCATTGTATATCTCCAGAAAAGAACATTTGCAGCTGAACCTCAGCTTTTCATTTTTCCTACTTTCTTCTTCCTACAAAATATGCATCATATTAACATAAACCTCCTCCCCACCTAACCCAAAAAATACAAGGGGAAAGAATATCAAATTAACGTGGATAATCTATCTGTCAAAAAGCAGAAGAAACTATTACCATACCTCTCTAATCCTTGAAAATAAATACTCAAACATGCGAGGGGTTATCCCACAATCTTCACTGAGGTTGCCTTCCAGCTGATTTATCTCACCCATCATGGTATATGTTTTGCCACTACCCGTCTGCAACATAACATTTTTAAGACTACCATTTGCCAAATCCTATCATACACCAAACATAAAGAATCCTTACCTGGCCATAAGCAAACATACAGCTGTTATAGCCTGACATACAGTTCTCCACCATAGGTATCCCAACAACACTGAATAGCTTTTCCTAtgtcaaaatcaatttaaaaaataagaaaGGTACATTGCTCTTTAGCTTTAGCATTAACAAAACAAACTAACAATAATGTTGAGGTTAGTTGATTGACAATTTCTGGCTTTCAAATCAAAATGACATATATAAGGTTCTAATACcacaaaaagaaaaaataaaaatacccaTCCTTAGGAAATATAGTCCCGCATTATGCACATATCTTTCGTTTGAAAAGGTAATGGTAATCGATATGGCACCTGTGAAATGGTATCGCAGGCTATGTGATCAAAGGTGAATCTGGTCTCAGGATGACCAAGCCACACTAATGTCTGTGCACTCTCCTGTCTCAAACACCGACCATACCCTTGCGCAACTGTCTCCATGTTACTAAGTGGCCGAATTCTTATCAGGACCTAAGGCAGAAAAATCTCTTTAGGTACATGGTCTCCTAAGAAGTCACTACTACGAAATCCTCAAATAAAATAATAAGTGGACAAACCTGTACGTTGTGATCCGCCCAGAATGAAGGATCTTCATCAAGCTCAAAATGCGGAACTTCCACTGAAAAATCAGAATGTTCTACGGAAATCCCTCTTGAAAGCCTGTAAATAGAGCTTGTTTCTTTTCCTTTAGCGAAGTGTGTGCTTCTAGCCCCAAGCCCAACAGCATAAGCTCCCAACGCTCCACCTAGAGAAGCTCTGGAGCCAGTCCTCGCCGGAGCACTCTGCGCAGAATTTGGCTCCGAATGCGCTTTACCATGACGAGTCGAAATCCTAGGTGTCACATAACTTGCAGCTCTATCGACAGGCTCAAATTTCTTGCCTGATAATCTAGCAGCTCGAACTGTTTCTAGTTTACCCTTAGAATGGAAATCGGATTCATGAATCTCTGTGTGATACTGAGATGGATCAGGAATAGCGTTTAGTGGTGTTCTGGGAGGCGGAAAGTGAACTGAATTCAGCGAGTTTTCGAATTCATTCTCGTTTGCTTCGTCTTGTGGTTGTGGAGTCCTCGAAAGAGCATTTCGATGGATGAATCGAGAACTGGAGGCCTCTCTCGACATGCTGAAGCTATGAATCCAaagattacaaaaaaaaaaaagaactggaATTCGTGGATTTATTAGTCCATTAAAGACCAAAAATGAAAGGTTTTGTGTAGAATCTGCGAAGCGAAAACCAGAAATGAAGAGATTTGAAGTGTCAGAGTAAAGTTTGGAAGCTGAAGCTGATAGAGTCAGTGGCTGACCACAAATGGCTTCAACCTGTAGTAGAATAGGGGTGGTTTGGATGAAGAAACCAGAGCGGGCCGCCCATTTTCAATTTGAACTTCGATATTTTtttttaaccaaaaaaaaaatttggacTTCGTTGTTTTTACGGAAATACCTCTCACtttttacaattttttaaaatgGCCCTATCCCCTGGTGGGTTTCGATGAACAAATCTTATCAAATGGTAACAAATTAGCTTGAAATCTCCTTTATTAAAGGACAAGTAATGCTTTTTTttcttgccaaaaaaaaaaagagaagtaaATAGTAATGCTAGATTTAAAGAAGATAGATATGCAATCAGAATAGCATATGATTGAAGTTTTTGAACGGTATAAAAAGGAGACAAtgattaaaataacaaaaaagaaaaaggggCAAAAGAAAATAATACTGGGCAATGATCACAATTTACAACTTTTTCAGTGGAGATCCAACGTTTCAAAGACAATGCCCAGAGCTAAAGGTGGGCTTTAAATTCAATCATTGTTAATGGGCCAATGTTCAGCACATCGTAATGGCCTGAACAACTAAAGGCATTTGAAACTGAAATTTCTGGGGAAATTTTAGCTAATTGAGATTTTATTTTTTAGTAATTTTCGAGTATTATAATTGCTATTTCATTACAATTAAAGATATATTAAATGTAATACATCCTTCTTTGATTTTAAAATAACCAACACTT belongs to Hevea brasiliensis isolate MT/VB/25A 57/8 chromosome 4, ASM3005281v1, whole genome shotgun sequence and includes:
- the LOC110637214 gene encoding kinesin-like protein KIN-12C isoform X3, which translates into the protein MSREASSSRFIHRNALSRTPQPQDEANENEFENSLNSVHFPPPRTPLNAIPDPSQYHTEIHESDFHSKGKLETVRAARLSGKKFEPVDRAASYVTPRISTRHGKAHSEPNSAQSAPARTGSRASLGGALGAYAVGLGARSTHFAKGKETSSIYRLSRGISVEHSDFSVEVPHFELDEDPSFWADHNVQVLIRIRPLSNMETVAQGYGRCLRQESAQTLVWLGHPETRFTFDHIACDTISQEKLFSVVGIPMVENCMSGYNSCMFAYGQTGSGKTYTMMGEINQLEGNLSEDCGITPRMFEYLFSRIREEEESRKNEKLRFSCKCSFLEIYNEQITDLLEPSSTNLQLREDLRKGVYVENLTEYNVKTVNDVTKLLSQGAANRKMAATNMNSESSRSHSVFTCIIESWWEKDSMNHFRFARLNLVDLAGSERQKSSGAEGDRLKEAANINKSLSTLGLVIMSLVDLAHGKQRHVPYRDSRLTFLLQDSLGGNSKTTIIANVSPSICSSHETLSTLKFAQRAKLIQNNAKVNEDASGDVSTLQRQIQQLKEQLSFIIKHHNLSTSLSSCVPNFEETILASYPEMYNSSKENRAIDGHNLTNYAYEKVKCMEATLVGSLRREKKAETALQKLEAEIEHVNQFAFQREEELKRTKMMLRFREEKIKQLEFLVDGSLPVDHYLMEENKALKEEILLLQARIDKNPDLTRFALENLKLLEQLQLFQNFYEQGERETLLAEISELREQLLDMLERKLKCSSAYENQDNNILEEFDDCRNMNSKLMREVEELRGELQKFSSCTQAAFDTVMDSFSKDPEEIRHTDNYSLVETVSIESESGDEMASYRLADDADPKSKNNWKMDARFLIESKETEHTHVIKELQLTQEQNLQYKVETESVGSGCLELQNLEKQNKGLAMEGSEDIKNMMLQAKLEKLTKDLEQARLLNCQYQKDQASRLSHQHQVELIHEQVEIETARTILHLQEEVAALQLEFNEKFCCMTQENMRLRNTIETKEEEIRVLCREWERATFELTSFLVEGSKSLEDASGQIETIICSFPQVNVWIREHVERAARACIDKEEAILRLEKSLEDAQKMVIEMELKLNSLKEATMALSGFPQPDNDQSMEEAINLGMLLNEKINVIKMLESKLKCQENHIIESEKRADAAFLVMKWLSDHLKVSSSHDTGRGIHISKLSSPTAVGNHKILETKDDANALTVEDIEAQVELESLVLESENAINSCYMDVEMHISALQTGILQASTTYTKWVKDLVNEIQELKSKFMELKENYTGFQSSTNKFQQSESLMFQKFENQLHVLRPIRDELATMNERLKIIDDSINKKISANGYELKDEYLAEADGWSADNSSSGYSTSGSDFSNESAILGNQLDGFSHTCSSKFHGKITKQMMDLKLPTGSSVQSGSANSKKLFEKLCHDEAMTFCLRKELDTVFDAFNKLYIQLSTILDENDIVNISHPGERNKMVQSFGLMMEIGEASCCNARKVVADDKVSQASIFLGKCEEANATMKEADHVLNALLKANENAKQLNGMWKQASEEMMMERSQLLEENKLLKSSIYLKEEENKLLLDEISHGLVGVAKCVSLFEESFLRVQREVEDRCEVLYSDLLSMGKEILHFVCSSRSSLEDIFSDMMEKELALSIMYHCGVSIHKIPCFNLQSGTHPFGQQEYQLIIDPLHKVRSSGQDDFMISNKKVSEGEEMVTDLEGELGLSCDNMMYENLSLKKELERKEVLLKGLLFDFSLLQEAASKKKDIKDETEKQILALSEVRHELQLKTGQNEELRMILKDLYLKRSEAEEQLAEQKEVVRGLEKEVIHLNSSFEKKLRSSVEDLEEDLLKATNERDQLCEEICFLNDKLEMSRALVDENEAIAVEARQESEASKIYAEQKEEEVKILEHSVEELECTINVLEKKVYEMDEEVERHRLIRESLELELQALRQRLSTVDNFTDIVDADNTNSLQNEDLISRKLNNELELHEAHNQIRFLERNIAEKDEEIMQCKEYISELVLHSEAQASQYQKKYKTLEAMVHEVKTSLSNSTSAAATQDKSEKSSMKARGSSSPFRCISSLVQQMNLEKDQELSVARLRIGELEAVLASRQKEACMLNARLAAAESMTHDVIRDLLGVKLDMNNYANLIDQHQVQKLVEAAHQQTEEFHAMEQEILNLRRQINDLIKEKESCMSEINKKVADILAAQMTVEQLQERDQLLSAQNEMLKIDKTNLLRRVAELDEMVKTLLGTQSTQQQIQQTSKNKENGMLKMGDADLTKRLAHSEKLLDRVNNELAQYRRFSRNHPHDNTYGHGTWN